The genomic window ATGTAGAAACATCCATGAAAAACAATCTTTTGCTTGGAGCGGAAGCAATCGGTGCAGCAGCTCTTGATGCAGGCATCTCCGGAGTTTACGCTTACCCTGGCACTCCCTCGACGGAAATCACCGAATTCATTCAGCGCTCCCCTGAAGCAAAAAAACACACTGTCCGGTCGTCATGGTCTGCGAACGAAAAAACCGCACTCGAAGCGGCACTCGGTATGTCATTCGCCGGAAAACGATCCCTTTGCTGCATGAAGCATGTAGGGCTCAACGTAGCGGCAGACCCTTTTATCAATGCAGCCTTGACCGGTGTGAACGGCGGACTGGTCATCGCTGTTGCGGATGATCCGTCGATGCATTCATCACAGAATGAACAGGACAGCAGAATTTATGGCAAATTCGCCATGATCCCGGTTCTCGAACCGGCATCCCAACAGGAACTATACGACACCACAGCCGATGCATTTCAACTTTCAGAAGAACTCGGCCTCCCGGTTCTTCTGCGTTTGACGACACGCCTGTCACACTCCCGCTCCAATATCGTCCGACGCCGTTCCAGCCCGCAAAACGTTTTGCAACCGGAAACCGATCCCAACCGTTTCGTTCTGATTCCTTCAAATGCACGTATCCAGTATCAGAAGCTTCTTGACATACAACCAGCGTTAAAACATCGCTCTGAACATTCCTCTCTCAACAAACTCATCGAAGGCCCTGGGAAAAAAGGCGTCATAGCTTTTGGGATAGCCTTCAACTATGTAATGGAAGTTCGTGAAACCCATGATCTCTCGATACCGGTACTCAAAATCGGGCAATATCCTCTGCCTGAAGAAATGCTGAAAGTCTTTATCAATCACTGCGAGAGCGTCCTCATCGCAGAAGAAGGCTACCCGTTTGCAGAAGAATATCTTCGCGGTCTTTCCGGCAATCCCAAACTCAGCGGACGCCTTGACGGTGCTTTACCCCGATCCGGAGAGCTCGATGCGTCCCTCATTGCCAGTGCACTCGGCATTGCTCATAAAAAAACGTTCGACATCCCTGCAGTCGTTACCGAACGGCCCCCTGAACTCTGCAAAGGCTGCGGTCATCGGGACATGTTCGACGCTATAAATGCGGCCATGCAGAAACAGCCATATCATCAGGTTTTCTCCGATATCGGCTGCTATACGCTTGGAGCATTACCACCGTTCAACGCCATTCATACCTGTGTCGATATGGGTGCTGCGATAACCATGGCAAAAGGCGCTGCCGATGCAGGAATGCTGCCCGCCGTTGCGGTAATCGGCGATTCGACATTCACTCACTCAGGCATCACCGGCCTTCTCGATGCAGTCAATGATCGCAATGGCATCACCATCATCATTGCCGATAATGACACCACCGCCATGACCGGAGGCCAGGATTCTTCGGCCACCGGACGGCTGCACGCCATTTGCAAAGGTATCGGCGTTGAAGAACAACACATTCGAATACTTGTACCTCTGAAAAAAAATCTCGAAGAAAACATCGCTGCCCTTGAAGCGGAACTGGCCTACAATGGCGTGTCCATTGTCATTTTCCACCGCGAATGTATCGAAACAGCGGCACGCAAAAGACGCAGCGACCGACAAAAAGAGCAGCATTAGAACCAGGATAGTCATGAAGAAAAACATTATCCTCGCAGGCGTGGGAGGTCAGGGGATTCTCAGCATAGCCACCGTCATCGATCTTGCCGCCGTAAAAAGCGAACTCAATATCAAGCAGGCAGAAGTACACGGCATGAGTCAACGGGGTGGTGCAGTACAGTCACATCTTAGAATCTCCGATACCGCCATCTATTCAGACCTCATTCCACTGGGACAGGCAGACCTCATTCTCTCGGTCGAACCAATGGAAGCGCTTCGTCACCTGCCATGGCTCTCGGAGAATGGCATGATCGTTTCCTCGATCGATCCGGTTAAAAACATACCGAATTACCCGGATATGGAGAAAATCACCGAACAGATCCGAAAAACCGGCCAGCATCTTCTGGTCAATGCGGCTGCGCTTGCCGCCGAAATCGGAAATCCCAAAACAGCCAACATGATCGTGCTTGGCGCAGCCTCACCATGGACATGCATCGAAGAGAATCTGATTGAGGAAGGAGTCAGACTACTTTTCGAGCCAAAAGGAAAAGAAGTCGCCGACCTGAACGTTAAAGCATTCAGAAAAGGGCGTTCACTGTCTGAGAAAAGCAAGGTACTGAAGTAAAAAAACGTATAGAACTGGATACATGATTTGGAACAAGCACATAGAATGCATGGACCGTGAGGAAATGCGGTCGCTGCAAGGCGAACGGCTACAGAACATGGTGGAACTGGTCTACCACAATGTCCCGTTTTACCGCCAGAAACTGCAGAATGCCGGTATCGAACCGGGAGCAATCAGAACGATAGACGACCTGAAGCATCTGCCGTTCACTACGAAACAGGACCTTCGCGATAACTACCCTTTCGGACTCTTCAGCGTTCCGCAACAGGATATCGTACGGCTGCACGCGTCCAGCGGTACAACAGGCAAACCCACTGTTGTCGGCTATACTCATCGTGATATTCAGACATGGAGTGAAGTCGTTGCCCGCTCACTGAGCATGGCAGGAGTGACCCGGGATGACATTATTCAGGTAGCCTATGGTTACGGACTTTTTACCGGCGGACTCGGGCTCCATTACGGAGCGGAAAAAGTCGGAGCTTCGGTGATCCCGATTTCCGGTGGAAACACAAAAAAACAGCTTCAGCTCATGCAGGATTTCGGTTCTACTGTACTTGCCTGTACGCCGTCCTATGCCTCCTTTCTCGGCGAAGCTATCAACGAGGCCGAAATAGACCGCAAAAACTTCCGCCTCACGGCAGGAATTTTCGGAGCCGAACCCTGGACAGAAGAAATGCGTAAGGAAATCGAGGATCTTTTGGGAATCAAGGCTTTCGATATTTACGGTCTCAGCGAGATCATCGGCCCCGGAGTTTCAATGGAGTGCTCCGCCCACCATGGCATGCATATCTTTGAAGACCATTTCATACCCGAAATCATCAATCCCGACACTGGAGAAATCCTACCATATGGTGAGCTTGGAGAACTCGTGTTCACCCCTGTCACGAAAGAAGCCCTGCCGCTCTTGCGTTATCGAACCCGTGACCTCACCAGGCTGCATGTTGACACCTGCAGCTGTGGCAGAACACTCGTGCGCATGGAAAAATGTGTTGGCCGTTCCGACGATATGCTCATCATCCGCGGCGTCAACGTCTTTCCCTCACAAGTTGAATCTGTCCTGCTGGAAATGAATGAAACAAAGCCGCACTATATTCTTATCGTCGACCGGGTAAACAATCTCGATACGCTTGAAATACAGGTGGAGGTTGAAGACCAGTTTTTCAGTGACGAAATCGGAGAACTCGAAGACTTGCAGAAGCGTATCCTTCACAACATCCAGAGCACCCTTGGCATCAGTGCCCGCATCAAGCTCGTTGAACCACGTACCATCGAGCGCAGCGCCGGGAAGGCACAGCGGGTCATCGACAATCGAAAACTTTAATCGACATCACTCATGATCATCAAACAACTCTCCGTATTTCTCGAAAACAAGATCGGACGGTTAACCGAAATCACCGGCATATTAGCCGAACACAACATCAATATCAGCGCATTCAGCATCGCGGATTCAACCGATTTCGGGATACTTCGCATGATAACGAGCGATCCTGACCTTGCCGAAAACGTGCTGAAGGCAAATGGCTTCGCCGTCAAAATCACCGATGTCGTATGCCTCATTGTTCCTCACAATCCGGGAGGACTTCATAAAGCGCTCCGTATTCTTTCCGATAATGGTGTCGCCATCGACTACATGTACGCCTACGCTACAGGCAATAGTGCTGTTGTCGTCATCAGAGCAGATTCTCTTGAAAAAATTATAAACGTTCTCCAACAACACGAACACCAATTCCTGCAACCCGGAACAAACCAAAACCTCAATAACGATTCATAACCTTTTTGATCGCACTGGCTATAATCGGTATTCCACGTTCAATCTGACTGGCGTCTGTGTTACAATAAGACAAACGAAGTGTATTGTTCCGGCGTCCTTGTGGATCGAAAGTCTTTCCGATCACAAAAACCACTCCATCCTCAAGAGACAACTCCAGAACTTCTGATGCATCGATATGCTCCGGCAGTGCAAGCCAGATATAAAACCCTCCCCGGGGTCTTGTCCAGGCAACATCGGTCGGCAACGTCGCCTCAAGAATATCTCCCATCAGCAATGCCCGTTTCCGGTACTCCGTGCGAACTCGTTCCATGTAAGGGAAAATCTGCCCGGAGCGGATAAATTCATCGGCAATAACCTGTGTAAAACTCGGAGAACAAGCATCGTATGATTGTTTGATCAATTCACAACGCTCATAAATCTCCTCCGAAGCGAGCAACCAGCCCAAACGCAGACCTGGTCCCAGTATTTTCGAAAATGAACCGGTGTAACACACATCGAGGCCTTCGGGATTTTCCGCCTTGATCGGTTTCAGATGCGGTTTATCTTCTTCATAAAAATACAGCTCACCATAAGCGTCGTCTTCGATCAGCACAATATCCTTCCAGGCGAGAGTTTCAACAAGACGACGCTTGCGCTCCATGGAATATAGTATTCCCCCGGGATTGTGAAAATACGGAGTGATATACAACAACTTTGCGGGATCTGTACTGTTCGCTTCTACGTCAAGGTCTCCGATACTGATCCCCTCCTTATCAACTGAAAGTCCGGTCAACTCGGCCTGGCATGACTTGAATGCCGAAAGTGCTCCGATAAAACATGGATTTTCAACCAGCACCCGGTCTCCCGGATCGAGAAAAGCACGAGCAAGAATACTGATCGCCTGCTGCGATCCCGTGGTAATCATGAGCCGTTCACGCTCGGTCGGCAACCCCCTGGCAGCAAGAAATTCACCGAGAGATTCCAAAAGTGAGGGCAGCCCGGGCGTTGGACCGTACTGAAACGCCTGTTGTTTTTTCAAAACATCGAGCCGACCAAACAACTCGTCAACCTCAGAGATGGGAAACAAATCGTTATCGGGCATGCCCCCGGCAAAAGAAATAATTCCCGGCCGGGTCACCAGTTTCATCAAATCGCGGATTTCTGACGAACGCAGCGAAGATATCGAAGAAGAAAAACGTGGCATCAATAAAAAAAGTTACAGGTTTGAAAAGAACAGGAAGGTACAGGTCTATCCACAAATACAAAAAATAAACCTTCAGTGCTTTGCCACAAGCACAGTAACGCTCCGCCTGCACCATGCGGTACATGGTTTTTGCTATTATAATCCTTATCACTTATGTTCATGACAGATCCGCAACATCAATAAAAACATTGTCATGAAGCTTATCGCCGGACTGGGAAATCCCGAAAAAAGGCATGAAAACACCCGCCACAACATAGGGTTCGAAATCATTGATGAAATGGCCCGAACACTTCAGACCGGCTTTACTTCCGGAAAGGGTAATTTTCACTATGCAAAAATATCCCATCGGGGCGAACCGGTGCTCCTGCTCAAACCGATGACATACATGAACCTTTCGGGCCACGCTGTAGTTGCCGCAATGAACTTCTATAAAATCGGTATCGGGGATGTTCTCGTTATCTGTGACGACCTCAATATTCCTCTCGGTTCGATACGGTTGAGGGCAAAAGGCTCCGCAGGAGGCCAGAACGGACTCAAACACATTATCCAGTGCCTTGGAAGAGAAGATTTCGCCCGTCTACGCGTCGGCATAGGCATGGACCGACCGACAGGCTCCTATTCGTCATTCGTGCTTGGGAGATTCAGTGAGGAAGATCGAAAAATCATCGACAAAATAATCCCTGCAAGTGCTGATGCCGCCCTTGATTTCGTGCAGCACGGTATAGAACATGCCATGACCCATTTCAACAGAAAAAGTATCTAAACAGCGACACTTG from Prosthecochloris marina includes these protein-coding regions:
- a CDS encoding ACT domain-containing protein, translated to MIIKQLSVFLENKIGRLTEITGILAEHNINISAFSIADSTDFGILRMITSDPDLAENVLKANGFAVKITDVVCLIVPHNPGGLHKALRILSDNGVAIDYMYAYATGNSAVVVIRADSLEKIINVLQQHEHQFLQPGTNQNLNNDS
- a CDS encoding phenylacetate--CoA ligase family protein, translating into MIWNKHIECMDREEMRSLQGERLQNMVELVYHNVPFYRQKLQNAGIEPGAIRTIDDLKHLPFTTKQDLRDNYPFGLFSVPQQDIVRLHASSGTTGKPTVVGYTHRDIQTWSEVVARSLSMAGVTRDDIIQVAYGYGLFTGGLGLHYGAEKVGASVIPISGGNTKKQLQLMQDFGSTVLACTPSYASFLGEAINEAEIDRKNFRLTAGIFGAEPWTEEMRKEIEDLLGIKAFDIYGLSEIIGPGVSMECSAHHGMHIFEDHFIPEIINPDTGEILPYGELGELVFTPVTKEALPLLRYRTRDLTRLHVDTCSCGRTLVRMEKCVGRSDDMLIIRGVNVFPSQVESVLLEMNETKPHYILIVDRVNNLDTLEIQVEVEDQFFSDEIGELEDLQKRILHNIQSTLGISARIKLVEPRTIERSAGKAQRVIDNRKL
- a CDS encoding thiamine pyrophosphate-dependent enzyme — encoded protein: MKNNLLLGAEAIGAAALDAGISGVYAYPGTPSTEITEFIQRSPEAKKHTVRSSWSANEKTALEAALGMSFAGKRSLCCMKHVGLNVAADPFINAALTGVNGGLVIAVADDPSMHSSQNEQDSRIYGKFAMIPVLEPASQQELYDTTADAFQLSEELGLPVLLRLTTRLSHSRSNIVRRRSSPQNVLQPETDPNRFVLIPSNARIQYQKLLDIQPALKHRSEHSSLNKLIEGPGKKGVIAFGIAFNYVMEVRETHDLSIPVLKIGQYPLPEEMLKVFINHCESVLIAEEGYPFAEEYLRGLSGNPKLSGRLDGALPRSGELDASLIASALGIAHKKTFDIPAVVTERPPELCKGCGHRDMFDAINAAMQKQPYHQVFSDIGCYTLGALPPFNAIHTCVDMGAAITMAKGAADAGMLPAVAVIGDSTFTHSGITGLLDAVNDRNGITIIIADNDTTAMTGGQDSSATGRLHAICKGIGVEEQHIRILVPLKKNLEENIAALEAELAYNGVSIVIFHRECIETAARKRRSDRQKEQH
- a CDS encoding indolepyruvate oxidoreductase subunit beta, which codes for MKKNIILAGVGGQGILSIATVIDLAAVKSELNIKQAEVHGMSQRGGAVQSHLRISDTAIYSDLIPLGQADLILSVEPMEALRHLPWLSENGMIVSSIDPVKNIPNYPDMEKITEQIRKTGQHLLVNAAALAAEIGNPKTANMIVLGAASPWTCIEENLIEEGVRLLFEPKGKEVADLNVKAFRKGRSLSEKSKVLK
- the pth gene encoding aminoacyl-tRNA hydrolase, which translates into the protein MKLIAGLGNPEKRHENTRHNIGFEIIDEMARTLQTGFTSGKGNFHYAKISHRGEPVLLLKPMTYMNLSGHAVVAAMNFYKIGIGDVLVICDDLNIPLGSIRLRAKGSAGGQNGLKHIIQCLGREDFARLRVGIGMDRPTGSYSSFVLGRFSEEDRKIIDKIIPASADAALDFVQHGIEHAMTHFNRKSI
- a CDS encoding PLP-dependent aminotransferase family protein; protein product: MKLVTRPGIISFAGGMPDNDLFPISEVDELFGRLDVLKKQQAFQYGPTPGLPSLLESLGEFLAARGLPTERERLMITTGSQQAISILARAFLDPGDRVLVENPCFIGALSAFKSCQAELTGLSVDKEGISIGDLDVEANSTDPAKLLYITPYFHNPGGILYSMERKRRLVETLAWKDIVLIEDDAYGELYFYEEDKPHLKPIKAENPEGLDVCYTGSFSKILGPGLRLGWLLASEEIYERCELIKQSYDACSPSFTQVIADEFIRSGQIFPYMERVRTEYRKRALLMGDILEATLPTDVAWTRPRGGFYIWLALPEHIDASEVLELSLEDGVVFVIGKTFDPQGRRNNTLRLSYCNTDASQIERGIPIIASAIKKVMNRY